One genomic window of Micromonospora sp. WMMD1128 includes the following:
- the hemE gene encoding uroporphyrinogen decarboxylase, whose translation MTTDTTGTAARDGEPRRGGPADSPFVRACRREPVPRTPVWFMRQAGRSLPEYREIRASVPMLESCRRPELVTEITLQPVRRHGVDAAILFSDIVVPVAAAGIDLDIVPGTGPVVAEPVRTAADVERIALIGRDDVSYVDEAVRLLVAELGDTPLIGFAGAPFTLASYLVEGGPSRTHARTKALMHGDEELWHALCARLAEVTLSFLRVQIDAGVSAVQLFDSWAGALSEADYRRFVLPHSTYVLGGLQDAGVPRIHFGVGTGELLTAMGEAGADVVGVDWRTPLDVATGRIGPDKAVQGNLDPAVLLAPWPVVEAEVRRIVEQGRAAPGHVFNLGHGVLPETDPDVLTRVVALVHELSARPAR comes from the coding sequence ATGACCACCGACACCACGGGCACTGCCGCCCGAGACGGAGAACCCCGCCGTGGCGGGCCGGCCGATTCGCCGTTCGTGCGCGCCTGCCGGCGTGAGCCGGTCCCGCGCACCCCGGTCTGGTTCATGCGCCAGGCCGGCCGGTCGCTGCCGGAATACCGGGAGATCCGGGCCAGCGTGCCGATGCTGGAGTCCTGCCGCCGGCCCGAGCTGGTCACCGAGATCACCCTTCAGCCGGTCCGCCGGCACGGGGTGGACGCGGCGATCCTGTTCAGCGACATCGTGGTGCCGGTGGCCGCCGCCGGGATCGACCTGGACATCGTGCCCGGGACCGGGCCGGTGGTGGCCGAGCCGGTGCGTACCGCCGCCGACGTGGAGCGGATCGCCCTGATCGGCCGCGACGACGTGTCCTACGTGGACGAGGCGGTCCGGCTGCTCGTCGCCGAGCTGGGCGACACCCCGCTGATCGGCTTCGCCGGCGCGCCGTTCACGCTCGCGAGTTATCTGGTCGAGGGCGGGCCGTCGCGGACCCACGCGCGGACCAAGGCGCTGATGCACGGCGACGAGGAGCTGTGGCACGCGCTCTGCGCCCGGCTGGCCGAGGTCACGCTGTCGTTCCTGCGGGTGCAGATCGACGCCGGCGTCTCCGCGGTGCAGCTCTTCGACTCGTGGGCCGGCGCGCTCTCCGAGGCCGACTACCGCCGTTTCGTGCTGCCGCACTCCACCTACGTGCTCGGCGGGCTCCAGGACGCCGGTGTGCCGCGCATCCACTTCGGGGTCGGCACCGGCGAGCTGCTCACCGCGATGGGCGAGGCCGGCGCCGACGTGGTCGGCGTCGACTGGCGTACCCCGCTCGACGTCGCCACCGGCCGGATCGGGCCGGACAAGGCGGTGCAGGGCAACCTCGACCCGGCCGTGCTGCTCGCGCCCTGGCCGGTGGTGGAGGCCGAGGTGCGGCGCATCGTCGAGCAGGGCCGGGCGGCCCCCGGCCACGTGTTCAACCTCGGCCACGGCGTCCTGCCGGAGACCGACCCCGACGTGCTGACCCGGGTGGTCGCGCTGGTGCACGAGCTGTCCGCGCGCCCGGCCCGCTAG
- a CDS encoding DUF3000 domain-containing protein, translating into MAPPIALPETFARAVAGLRSVTPRPEIELEEVGAPQRLAPYAFALSAAVMRDDDEVATGRLILLHDPVGHEAWQGTLRLVTYVTAELEVDLASDPLLPGVGWTWLTDALNAQGAGHRAIGGTVTQTLSTRFGELAGPPAAGDIEIRASWTPLRADLGPHLLGWCTLLASTAGLPPPGVTALPTRRSAGAA; encoded by the coding sequence ATGGCCCCCCCGATCGCGCTCCCGGAAACGTTCGCTCGCGCGGTCGCGGGGTTGCGATCGGTCACACCCCGGCCGGAGATCGAGCTGGAGGAGGTCGGCGCGCCACAGCGGCTGGCCCCGTACGCGTTCGCCCTGTCCGCCGCGGTCATGCGCGACGACGACGAGGTGGCCACCGGCCGGCTGATCCTGCTGCACGATCCGGTCGGGCACGAGGCCTGGCAGGGCACCCTGCGGCTGGTCACCTACGTGACCGCCGAGCTGGAGGTCGACCTGGCCAGCGACCCGCTGCTGCCGGGCGTGGGCTGGACCTGGCTGACCGACGCGCTGAACGCGCAGGGCGCCGGGCACCGGGCGATCGGCGGCACGGTCACGCAGACGCTCTCCACCCGGTTCGGCGAGCTGGCCGGGCCGCCCGCCGCCGGCGACATCGAGATCCGCGCCTCCTGGACGCCGCTGCGGGCGGACCTGGGCCCGCACCTGCTCGGCTGGTGCACGCTGCTCGCTTCGACGGCTGGCCTGCCGCCACCCGGCGTCACCGCGCTGCCCACCCGCCGCTCCGCCGGCGCCGCCTGA
- a CDS encoding trypsin-like peptidase domain-containing protein produces MAGGYGTVDGVPGQDGDGTDRPGPLPPRIVPPGSAWGGGYPGRPASGAGASPAHPTFGAGHRGPGTTYPAPADHAGPPAGGARAASPVVPTQPSPGSGSQPTPGAAYPSSGPAYPARPNSGPARAGQPAGASYPAQPAPPYPERPAAGAPHPGSPVSGPAYPGQPGSGQPVSGPAYPGHPGPGVAHPGPPAGGPGQSGFGVPPLAGHPERPRRRGALPLVALALAGVLAVITGVQAYQIHRLDDRLAAADRRSAEAQGVDARRLDGLEQRAGSLEKQAGAAFNPEAVASAVLPSVFRVRAGQFTGTAFAIGKAPSGGGTTLLTNFHVVESVFAAGERKVFLERTDQRFEATIIDTDKDKDLAQLRTTAKFGGLVAARAPVKSGQQIVVVGAPLGLQDSVTTGVVSAFREDERASGPVIQFDAPINPGNSGGPVINGSKEVVGIATAKARDAEGIGLAVPIKTACDRFELC; encoded by the coding sequence ATGGCAGGCGGGTACGGAACCGTTGACGGCGTGCCGGGGCAGGACGGCGACGGGACAGACCGGCCGGGGCCGCTCCCGCCGCGCATCGTCCCACCCGGCTCCGCGTGGGGCGGCGGCTATCCGGGGCGACCGGCGTCCGGTGCGGGCGCGTCGCCCGCCCACCCGACCTTCGGCGCCGGTCACCGAGGTCCCGGCACGACGTATCCCGCCCCGGCCGACCACGCCGGTCCGCCGGCCGGGGGAGCCCGCGCGGCATCGCCCGTCGTTCCGACCCAGCCGTCCCCTGGTTCGGGGTCGCAGCCCACCCCGGGCGCGGCCTATCCGTCCTCGGGTCCGGCGTATCCGGCCCGGCCGAATTCCGGACCCGCACGTGCAGGGCAGCCTGCCGGGGCGTCGTACCCGGCCCAACCGGCGCCCCCGTACCCGGAGCGGCCGGCCGCCGGAGCGCCGCACCCCGGGTCGCCGGTCTCCGGCCCTGCCTACCCGGGTCAGCCCGGGTCGGGTCAGCCGGTCTCCGGCCCTGCCTACCCGGGCCATCCGGGGCCGGGTGTTGCCCATCCGGGCCCACCGGCCGGCGGTCCCGGGCAATCCGGGTTCGGCGTACCGCCGCTCGCCGGCCATCCCGAGCGGCCCCGGCGTCGTGGCGCGCTGCCGCTGGTGGCGCTGGCGCTGGCCGGCGTACTGGCGGTGATCACGGGCGTGCAGGCGTACCAGATCCACCGGCTCGACGACCGACTCGCCGCCGCCGACCGGCGGTCCGCGGAGGCCCAGGGCGTGGACGCCCGCCGGCTCGACGGGCTGGAGCAGCGCGCCGGGAGCCTGGAGAAGCAGGCCGGCGCCGCCTTCAACCCGGAGGCGGTGGCGAGCGCGGTGCTACCGAGCGTGTTCCGGGTGCGGGCCGGTCAGTTCACCGGTACGGCGTTCGCGATCGGCAAGGCCCCGTCCGGCGGGGGCACCACGCTGCTCACCAACTTCCACGTGGTGGAGTCGGTTTTCGCCGCGGGCGAGCGCAAGGTGTTCCTGGAGCGCACCGACCAGCGGTTCGAGGCGACCATCATCGACACCGACAAGGACAAGGACCTGGCGCAGCTGCGCACCACCGCGAAGTTCGGCGGGCTGGTCGCGGCGCGTGCGCCGGTCAAGTCCGGCCAGCAGATCGTGGTGGTCGGCGCCCCGCTCGGGCTCCAGGACAGCGTCACCACGGGTGTGGTGAGCGCCTTCCGCGAGGACGAGAGGGCCTCCGGCCCGGTGATCCAGTTCGACGCGCCGATCAATCCCGGCAACTCCGGCGGTCCGGTGATCAACGGGTCGAAGGAAGTTGTCGGCATCGCCACGGCCAAGGCCCGCGACGCCGAAGGGATCGGCCTGGCGGTGCCGATCAAGACCGCATGCGACCGGTTCGAGCTCTGCTGA
- a CDS encoding ribonuclease D, which translates to MTDEPPLRRRAAESRTGEVSPHPSSAVPEPADAGTETDPGAAVPLTAPRDGTPTPVATSTELDEVVARFAAGTGPVALDAERASGYRYSQRAYLVQLRRAGAGTALVDPLPLPDLSALDAAIAEAEWVLHAASQDLACLAEVGLRPRRLFDTELAARLAGFDRVGLAALTEQLLGFSLEKHHSAADWSSRPLPESWLTYAALDVELLVDLRDVLDAELERQGKSGWAAEEFAALVRNGARPPRVRAEPWRRTSGIHRVRGARAQARVRSLWYARDQIASRRDAAPGRVLPDSAIVAAAELDPKDEKALLTLPGFGGRSVRRLARTWLAALDDARQLPDDALPVSPTVEGPPPPHRWAERDPVAAGRLARCREVVVGTAAAHRLPAENLIAPDSIRRVAWQPPEEITDDTVAEALRTLGAREWQITLLLPALTGALHTP; encoded by the coding sequence GTGACCGACGAACCACCCCTGCGCCGTCGGGCCGCTGAAAGCCGTACGGGAGAGGTGTCTCCGCATCCGTCGTCGGCCGTGCCGGAGCCGGCGGACGCGGGGACCGAGACCGACCCGGGCGCAGCCGTCCCGCTGACCGCTCCGCGCGATGGCACCCCCACGCCGGTGGCCACCTCGACCGAGCTCGACGAGGTGGTGGCCCGTTTCGCGGCCGGCACCGGCCCGGTGGCGCTGGACGCCGAGCGCGCCTCCGGTTACCGCTACAGCCAGCGGGCCTACCTGGTGCAGCTGCGTCGGGCGGGCGCCGGCACCGCGCTTGTCGATCCGCTGCCGCTGCCGGACCTGTCCGCCCTGGACGCGGCGATCGCCGAGGCCGAGTGGGTGCTGCACGCCGCCAGCCAGGACCTCGCCTGCCTGGCCGAGGTGGGGTTGCGTCCGCGCCGGCTGTTCGACACCGAACTGGCCGCCCGGCTGGCCGGGTTCGACCGGGTCGGCCTGGCCGCGCTGACCGAACAGCTGCTCGGTTTCAGCCTGGAGAAGCACCATTCCGCGGCGGACTGGTCCAGCCGGCCGCTGCCGGAGTCCTGGTTGACGTACGCGGCACTTGACGTGGAACTTCTGGTCGACCTGCGCGACGTGCTGGACGCCGAACTCGAACGGCAGGGCAAGTCGGGCTGGGCGGCGGAGGAGTTCGCCGCGCTGGTGCGCAACGGCGCCCGCCCGCCCCGGGTCCGGGCCGAGCCGTGGCGACGTACGTCCGGGATCCATCGGGTACGCGGCGCCCGCGCCCAGGCCCGCGTCCGTTCCCTCTGGTACGCCCGGGACCAGATCGCGTCCCGGCGGGACGCCGCCCCGGGCCGGGTGCTGCCGGACTCGGCGATCGTGGCGGCGGCCGAGCTGGATCCGAAGGACGAGAAGGCCCTGCTGACCCTGCCCGGGTTCGGTGGTCGCTCGGTGCGCCGGCTGGCGCGTACCTGGTTGGCGGCGTTGGACGACGCACGCCAACTGCCGGACGACGCGCTGCCGGTGAGCCCGACGGTGGAGGGCCCGCCCCCGCCGCACCGGTGGGCGGAGCGCGACCCGGTGGCGGCGGGCCGGCTGGCCCGCTGCCGGGAGGTGGTGGTCGGCACCGCTGCGGCGCACCGGCTGCCGGCGGAGAACCTGATCGCGCCGGATTCGATCCGTCGGGTGGCCTGGCAGCCGCCGGAGGAGATCACCGACGACACCGTCGCGGAGGCGCTGCGTACCCTGGGCGCCCGCGAGTGGCAGATCACGCTGCTCCTGCCCGCGCTCACCGGGGCTCTGCACACCCCCTGA
- a CDS encoding thiolase family protein, with product MPREVRDVVFVDGVRTPFGKAGGMYGNTRADDLVIRCIRELMRRNPQLPPEKVEEVAIAATTQIGDQGLTIGRTAALLAGLPKTVPGFAIDRMCAGAMTAVTTVASGIAVGAYDVAIAGGVEHMGRHPMGEGVDPNPRIVAEKLVDPSALVMGATAENLHDRVPHVTKERTDAFALASQQKTAKAYADGKLQGDLVPVAVRDDEGGWGLATVDEAPRDTSMEKLASLKTPFRPHGKVTAGNAAGLNDGATAALLVAEETARELGLPVGMRLVSYGFVGVEPEVMGVGPIPSTEKALRIAGLSIDDIGLFELNEAFAVQVLAFLDHFGIADDDPRVNAWGGAIAIGHPLASSGVRLMTQLARQFAEHPEVRYGLTAMCIGIGMGGTVIWENPHWEGDK from the coding sequence GTGCCCCGTGAAGTTCGAGATGTCGTCTTCGTCGACGGCGTCCGTACCCCGTTCGGCAAGGCGGGTGGGATGTACGGCAACACCCGCGCCGACGACCTGGTGATCCGCTGCATCCGTGAGCTGATGCGCCGCAACCCGCAGCTGCCGCCGGAGAAGGTGGAGGAGGTGGCGATCGCCGCCACCACCCAGATCGGTGACCAGGGCCTGACCATCGGCCGCACCGCCGCCCTGCTGGCCGGCCTGCCCAAGACGGTGCCCGGCTTCGCCATCGACCGGATGTGCGCCGGCGCCATGACCGCCGTCACCACTGTCGCCTCCGGCATCGCCGTGGGCGCGTACGACGTGGCGATCGCCGGCGGCGTCGAGCACATGGGCCGCCACCCGATGGGCGAGGGCGTCGACCCCAACCCACGGATCGTCGCGGAGAAGCTCGTCGACCCGTCCGCCCTGGTGATGGGCGCCACCGCGGAGAACCTGCACGACCGGGTCCCGCACGTCACCAAGGAGCGCACCGACGCGTTCGCGCTCGCCTCACAGCAGAAGACCGCCAAGGCGTACGCCGATGGCAAGCTCCAGGGCGACCTGGTGCCGGTCGCGGTGCGCGACGACGAGGGCGGCTGGGGCCTGGCCACCGTGGACGAGGCGCCCCGGGACACCTCGATGGAGAAGCTGGCCTCGCTGAAGACCCCGTTCCGCCCGCACGGCAAGGTCACCGCGGGCAACGCCGCCGGCCTGAACGACGGCGCCACCGCCGCGCTGCTCGTCGCCGAGGAGACCGCTCGCGAGCTGGGCCTGCCGGTCGGCATGCGGCTGGTGTCGTACGGCTTCGTCGGCGTCGAGCCCGAGGTGATGGGCGTCGGCCCGATCCCGTCGACCGAGAAGGCGCTGCGCATCGCCGGCCTGAGCATCGACGACATCGGCCTGTTCGAGCTGAACGAGGCGTTCGCGGTGCAGGTGCTCGCGTTCCTCGACCACTTCGGCATCGCCGACGACGACCCCAGGGTCAACGCCTGGGGCGGCGCGATCGCCATCGGTCACCCGCTCGCGTCCTCCGGCGTCCGGCTGATGACCCAGCTCGCCCGGCAGTTCGCCGAGCACCCGGAGGTCCGCTACGGCCTCACCGCCATGTGTATCGGCATCGGCATGGGCGGCACCGTGATCTGGGAGAACCCGCACTGGGAGGGCGACAAGTGA
- a CDS encoding 3-hydroxyacyl-CoA dehydrogenase NAD-binding domain-containing protein: MKAPNEVVTRALLRQVTVPGLDRPAALITLDNGFDHTKPNTFGPDGLTSLDEAITAALAANPAFVAVTGKPYIFCVGADIVGLPALANREQALEIGRLGHRVFARLKDSDVPTFAFVNGAAMGGGLELALHCHYRTLSAGAAALALPEVSLGLVPGWGGTQLLPNLIGIPAATQVILQNPLMQNKMLKPKQAAEMGIADVLLEPADFLERSLEWAAGVVRGEVTVSRPEVDRDMWAGVLYFARQTLDQRLHGAVPAAYKALDLLETAKDADFAAGTAAEDEALADLVFSEELRSGLYAFDLVQRRAKRPAGAPDKGLARPVTKVGIVGAGLMASQLALLFARRLQVPVVMTDLDQARVDKGVAYVHTQVEKAVSKGRMDKGTAAKLYGLVSGSVDKSVFADADFVIEAVFEDLSVKKQVWAELEKIVKPEAVLATNTSSLSITEMAADLEHPERVVGFHFFNPVAVLPLLEIVRGERTDDATLATAFAVGKQLKKSSVLVKDAPAFVVNRLLTRFLGAVFAAVDAGTPLDVANSALDPLGLPMRPLALLQLVGPAVAYHVGGTLHEAFPDRFAVSENLRRIADSGQPIVVDDQINDEVAKLLVVGDQPLTGEQVRQNALDALAEEIRLMLDEGVVAEAQDLDLCMILGAGWPFHLGGVTPYLDRTGTSERVTGRRFLPRGVASLR, from the coding sequence GTGAAGGCACCGAACGAGGTCGTCACCAGGGCGCTGCTGCGTCAGGTGACCGTGCCGGGGCTGGACCGGCCCGCCGCCCTCATCACCCTGGACAACGGCTTCGACCACACCAAACCGAACACCTTCGGTCCGGACGGCCTGACCAGCCTGGACGAGGCGATCACCGCCGCGCTGGCGGCGAACCCGGCGTTCGTCGCGGTCACCGGCAAGCCGTACATCTTCTGCGTGGGCGCGGACATCGTCGGCCTGCCGGCGCTGGCGAACCGCGAGCAGGCGCTGGAGATCGGCCGGCTCGGCCACCGGGTCTTCGCCCGGCTCAAGGACAGCGACGTGCCGACCTTCGCGTTCGTCAACGGTGCGGCCATGGGCGGCGGCCTGGAGCTGGCCCTGCACTGCCACTATCGGACGCTGTCCGCCGGCGCGGCGGCCCTGGCGCTGCCCGAGGTCTCGCTCGGCCTGGTGCCCGGCTGGGGCGGCACCCAGCTCCTGCCGAACCTGATCGGCATCCCGGCCGCCACCCAGGTGATCCTGCAGAACCCGCTGATGCAGAACAAGATGCTCAAGCCGAAGCAGGCCGCCGAGATGGGCATCGCGGACGTGCTGCTGGAGCCCGCCGACTTCCTGGAGCGGTCCCTGGAATGGGCCGCCGGCGTGGTCCGGGGCGAGGTCACGGTGAGCCGGCCCGAGGTCGACAGAGACATGTGGGCGGGTGTGCTCTACTTCGCCCGGCAGACCCTCGACCAGCGGCTGCACGGCGCGGTCCCGGCCGCGTACAAGGCGTTGGACCTGCTGGAGACCGCGAAGGACGCGGATTTCGCCGCCGGCACCGCGGCCGAGGACGAGGCGCTTGCCGACCTGGTCTTCTCCGAGGAGCTGCGCAGCGGTTTGTACGCCTTCGACCTGGTGCAGCGGCGGGCCAAGCGCCCGGCCGGCGCGCCGGACAAGGGCCTTGCCCGGCCGGTGACCAAGGTCGGCATCGTCGGCGCCGGCCTGATGGCCAGCCAGCTCGCGCTGCTGTTCGCCCGCCGCCTCCAGGTGCCGGTCGTGATGACCGACCTCGACCAGGCGCGCGTGGACAAGGGCGTGGCCTACGTACACACCCAGGTCGAGAAGGCCGTGAGCAAGGGCCGGATGGACAAGGGCACCGCCGCCAAGCTGTACGGCCTGGTCAGCGGCTCGGTCGACAAGTCCGTGTTCGCGGACGCCGACTTCGTCATCGAGGCCGTCTTCGAGGACCTGTCGGTCAAGAAGCAGGTCTGGGCCGAACTGGAGAAGATCGTCAAGCCGGAGGCGGTGCTCGCCACCAACACCAGCTCGCTGTCGATCACCGAGATGGCAGCCGACCTGGAGCACCCGGAGCGGGTCGTCGGCTTCCACTTCTTCAACCCGGTCGCGGTGCTGCCGCTGCTGGAGATCGTCCGCGGCGAGCGGACCGACGACGCCACGCTCGCCACCGCGTTCGCGGTCGGCAAGCAGCTCAAGAAGTCGTCGGTACTGGTGAAGGACGCCCCGGCCTTCGTGGTCAACCGGCTGCTGACCCGCTTCCTCGGCGCCGTCTTCGCCGCCGTCGACGCCGGCACGCCGCTGGACGTGGCGAACAGCGCGCTCGATCCGCTGGGCCTGCCGATGCGTCCACTCGCGCTGCTCCAACTCGTCGGACCGGCCGTGGCGTACCACGTGGGTGGCACCCTGCACGAGGCGTTCCCGGACCGCTTCGCCGTCAGCGAGAACCTCAGGCGGATCGCCGACTCCGGCCAGCCGATCGTGGTCGACGACCAGATCAACGACGAGGTAGCGAAGCTGCTCGTGGTCGGCGACCAGCCGCTCACCGGCGAGCAGGTCCGGCAGAACGCGCTCGACGCGCTGGCCGAGGAGATCCGGCTCATGCTCGACGAGGGTGTCGTCGCCGAGGCGCAGGACCTCGACCTGTGCATGATCCTCGGCGCCGGCTGGCCGTTCCATCTGGGCGGCGTCACGCCGTACCTCGATCGGACCGGCACGTCCGAGCGGGTGACCGGCCGGCGGTTCCTGCCGCGCGGGGTGGCCAGCCTGCGCTGA
- a CDS encoding VOC family protein produces the protein MRAQIHCVTVESDDPYALATWWARVLDRKLADDDFPGDPEAVLVSPDGHGPDLLFVEVGERHGKGAFHLDLQPAEGTRDSEVARLRDLGATVVADRRRPDGTGWVVLADPEGNEFCVCRGEAERAASA, from the coding sequence GTGCGTGCACAGATCCACTGCGTGACAGTCGAATCCGACGACCCGTACGCCCTGGCCACCTGGTGGGCCCGGGTGCTCGACCGCAAACTGGCCGACGACGACTTCCCGGGCGACCCGGAGGCCGTCCTCGTCTCGCCCGACGGGCACGGCCCCGACCTGCTCTTCGTCGAGGTGGGCGAGCGGCACGGCAAGGGCGCGTTCCACCTCGACCTGCAGCCGGCCGAGGGCACCCGGGACTCCGAGGTCGCGCGACTGCGTGACCTCGGCGCCACGGTGGTCGCCGACCGGCGCCGGCCGGACGGCACCGGCTGGGTGGTGCTCGCCGACCCGGAGGGCAACGAGTTCTGCGTCTGCCGCGGCGAGGCGGAACGCGCCGCGTCGGCCTGA
- a CDS encoding malectin domain-containing carbohydrate-binding protein has translation MTHPSAPRRRALAALAAVALTVAGLAPAAPAGAAPDHTTVVRDTPAATSPDITDGTVDAIHDAGTKIIVAGSFSTVQNRDSDTDITRNYLLAFDKATGTVDTAFAPSVDNEVYAVVAGPTPGTVFVAGKFNTVNGVTRRKVALLDVATGALVTGFTPPPFNGLINDIALVGDRLLVGGIFTAAGNPNPRGGLASLNATTGAVDDYLTTALTEHHNYDGVSGSNAGVGVEKMAASPDGTRLVVIGNFKKADGVLHDQIVQLDLGATAATVADWNTSRYTPRCKWQAFDSYMRDIAYAPDSSYFVVVTTGSPYGGTLCDAAARWEAGTTGADRQPTWIDYTGGDTFLSVAVSEQAVYVGGHFRWLNNSTGGDNARAGAVGRASIAALDPQTGLPLSWNPGRHPRGIGASEMLVTPSGLWVGGDTPFIGNFQYRRERIAFFPLAGGTAPHPTTSATLPGTVYQAGVPKPTNVLYRINAGGPAVAATDGPDWAADDGGNPSPYHNSGSSASSFNAVGAVDATVPTGTPAALYSTERYDGAGAPEMTWQFPVPTGTEVQVRLYLANRYDGTATAGKRVFDVALEGTTVLDDLDLAVDPGHNVGTMREFTVVSDGAIDLEFRHVTENPLVNGIEIVKTGPPPPGTGDEVQARSYDGATTVGAASPVANPDDTPWSTAKGAFWVGGTLFYGMDGALWRRTFDGTTFGTPALVDPYHDAYWDTVETDSGPTGQTYVGVNSSFYTEIPNVTGMFHLGGRLYYTLTGQNGLFWRWFTPDSGTVGADRFTVSGSGGLADAGAVFVAGDTLYKVNRNTGDLSATAWADGAPTATFTVRSGPAVDGVDWRAKAVFLAP, from the coding sequence GTGACCCACCCCTCGGCCCCGCGCCGCCGCGCCCTCGCGGCCCTCGCCGCCGTCGCGCTCACCGTGGCCGGCCTGGCCCCGGCCGCGCCCGCCGGCGCCGCGCCCGACCACACCACAGTGGTCCGGGACACCCCCGCCGCCACCTCGCCCGACATCACGGACGGCACCGTCGACGCGATCCACGACGCCGGCACGAAGATCATCGTGGCCGGTTCGTTCAGCACGGTGCAGAACCGCGACTCCGACACCGACATCACCCGCAACTACCTGCTCGCCTTCGACAAGGCCACCGGCACCGTCGACACCGCGTTCGCGCCGTCGGTCGACAACGAGGTGTACGCGGTCGTCGCCGGCCCGACCCCCGGCACGGTCTTCGTCGCCGGCAAGTTCAACACCGTCAACGGGGTGACCCGGCGCAAGGTGGCGCTGCTCGACGTCGCCACCGGTGCGCTCGTCACCGGCTTCACGCCACCGCCGTTCAACGGGCTGATCAACGACATCGCCCTGGTCGGCGACCGGCTGCTGGTGGGCGGCATCTTCACCGCCGCCGGCAACCCCAACCCGCGCGGCGGGCTGGCCTCGCTGAACGCCACCACCGGCGCGGTGGACGACTATCTCACCACGGCGCTCACCGAACACCACAACTACGACGGGGTCAGCGGATCCAACGCCGGCGTCGGTGTGGAGAAGATGGCCGCCTCCCCGGACGGCACGCGGCTCGTCGTGATCGGCAACTTCAAGAAGGCCGACGGGGTGCTGCACGACCAGATCGTCCAGCTCGACCTGGGCGCCACCGCCGCCACCGTGGCCGACTGGAACACCAGCCGGTACACGCCGCGCTGCAAGTGGCAGGCGTTCGACTCCTACATGCGGGACATCGCGTACGCCCCGGACAGCAGCTACTTCGTGGTGGTCACCACCGGTTCGCCGTACGGCGGCACGCTGTGCGACGCGGCGGCCCGCTGGGAGGCCGGCACCACCGGCGCGGACCGGCAACCGACCTGGATCGACTACACCGGCGGCGACACGTTCCTGTCGGTCGCCGTGAGCGAGCAGGCGGTCTACGTCGGCGGCCACTTCCGCTGGCTCAACAACAGCACCGGCGGCGACAACGCCCGGGCCGGCGCGGTCGGCCGGGCCAGCATCGCCGCGCTCGACCCGCAGACCGGCCTGCCGCTGTCCTGGAACCCGGGCCGGCACCCGCGCGGCATCGGCGCCTCCGAGATGCTCGTCACCCCGTCCGGGCTCTGGGTCGGCGGGGACACCCCGTTCATCGGCAACTTCCAGTACCGGCGGGAGCGGATCGCGTTCTTCCCGCTGGCCGGCGGCACCGCCCCGCACCCGACCACGTCGGCCACCCTGCCCGGCACGGTCTACCAGGCCGGCGTGCCCAAGCCGACGAACGTGCTCTACCGGATCAACGCCGGTGGCCCGGCCGTGGCCGCCACCGACGGGCCGGACTGGGCGGCCGACGACGGCGGCAACCCCAGCCCGTACCACAACAGCGGCAGCTCCGCGTCGAGCTTCAACGCGGTCGGCGCCGTGGACGCCACCGTGCCGACCGGCACGCCGGCCGCCCTCTACAGCACCGAACGGTACGACGGGGCCGGCGCGCCGGAGATGACCTGGCAGTTCCCGGTGCCCACCGGGACCGAGGTGCAGGTGCGGCTCTACCTGGCCAACCGGTACGACGGCACCGCCACCGCCGGTAAGCGCGTCTTCGACGTGGCGCTGGAAGGGACCACCGTCCTCGACGACCTGGACCTGGCGGTCGACCCCGGGCACAACGTGGGCACCATGCGGGAGTTCACCGTGGTCAGCGACGGCGCCATCGACCTGGAGTTCCGCCACGTGACGGAGAACCCGCTGGTCAACGGCATCGAGATCGTCAAGACCGGCCCGCCGCCCCCCGGCACCGGCGACGAGGTGCAGGCCCGGTCGTACGACGGGGCGACCACGGTCGGCGCGGCGAGCCCGGTGGCGAACCCCGACGACACCCCCTGGTCGACGGCGAAGGGAGCGTTCTGGGTCGGCGGCACGCTGTTCTACGGGATGGACGGCGCGCTGTGGCGGCGGACGTTCGACGGGACCACGTTCGGCACCCCCGCCCTGGTCGACCCCTACCACGACGCCTACTGGGACACGGTGGAGACCGACTCCGGCCCGACCGGACAGACGTACGTCGGGGTGAACAGCAGCTTCTACACCGAGATCCCCAACGTGACCGGGATGTTCCACCTCGGCGGGCGGCTCTACTACACGCTCACCGGGCAGAACGGCCTGTTCTGGCGCTGGTTCACCCCGGACAGCGGCACGGTCGGCGCGGACCGGTTCACGGTGTCCGGGTCGGGTGGTCTCGCCGACGCCGGCGCGGTCTTCGTCGCCGGCGACACCCTCTACAAGGTCAACCGGAACACCGGTGACCTGTCGGCCACCGCGTGGGCCGACGGCGCCCCGACCGCCACGTTCACCGTGCGCAGCGGCCCGGCCGTCGACGGCGTCGACTGGCGCGCGAAGGCGGTCTTCCTCGCCCCGTGA